The Candidatus Acetothermia bacterium genome has a segment encoding these proteins:
- the malF gene encoding maltose ABC transporter permease MalF: MSWRKIFAQGATVLALGLLDALGIWAFSSLLLRGEYWMAAGLSVALGLINWIYLSKRTYPLKYLIPGLLFLTLFVLYPVGYNIYIAFTNYGTGHILSKEQAIAQFESKFYLPPDTETFRYSVFQREGGTEFVFLFYPEDGPVLFARKGEVTPVDPGDQDFLDEDSDGVIDGVQGYRRLALPELVRNLSTLQAMAFPLGEKILRMTSLQEFSAYEHRYRYDPEADALVDLLSGTVYRPVEGFFTSPEGEILLPGFTIVVGWRNFFALVTNPQISGPFFRVFAWTFAYAFFSVLLTFALGLFLAYHLNNPYLRLRRAYRMLLIVPYAIPAFISVLMWRGFFNTEVGVFNQILYSLFGVKIPWLQDPFWAKVALLLNNLWLGFPYMMIISLGALQSIPEELHEAAQIDGASAWQRFWRITFPLLLVSLAPLLIGSFAFNFNNFTNIYLLTEGRPPIPGALTPAGSTDILISYTYRLAFEGQRGNQYGLASAVSILIFLIIGTISWINFRFTRALEEVSENV; this comes from the coding sequence ATGAGCTGGAGGAAGATCTTTGCCCAAGGGGCGACCGTCCTGGCCCTCGGCCTCCTTGACGCCCTGGGCATCTGGGCCTTCTCTTCCCTCCTTTTGCGGGGGGAGTACTGGATGGCCGCGGGCTTGTCCGTCGCCCTCGGTCTTATCAACTGGATCTATCTTTCGAAACGCACTTACCCTCTCAAGTACCTCATTCCCGGCCTTCTCTTCCTTACGCTGTTCGTCCTTTACCCTGTTGGCTACAACATCTATATCGCGTTCACCAACTACGGGACCGGCCACATCCTCTCCAAGGAACAGGCGATTGCTCAGTTTGAGAGCAAGTTCTATCTTCCCCCGGACACCGAGACGTTCCGCTACTCGGTTTTCCAGCGGGAAGGGGGAACGGAGTTTGTGTTTCTCTTTTACCCCGAGGACGGTCCCGTGTTGTTTGCCCGCAAAGGTGAGGTCACCCCTGTGGATCCCGGGGATCAGGATTTCTTAGACGAGGACAGCGACGGCGTCATTGACGGTGTTCAAGGGTACCGGCGCCTGGCGCTCCCCGAGTTGGTTCGGAACCTGTCCACGCTGCAAGCCATGGCGTTCCCGCTTGGGGAGAAAATCCTGCGGATGACATCGCTTCAGGAGTTCTCCGCCTACGAACACCGCTACCGCTACGATCCGGAAGCCGACGCCTTGGTGGACCTACTTTCGGGCACCGTGTATCGGCCGGTGGAGGGCTTCTTCACCTCCCCGGAGGGAGAGATCCTCCTCCCTGGGTTCACGATCGTCGTCGGGTGGAGGAACTTCTTCGCCCTGGTGACCAACCCACAGATCTCCGGCCCGTTCTTCCGGGTCTTTGCTTGGACGTTCGCTTACGCGTTCTTTTCGGTCCTCCTCACATTCGCCCTAGGGCTCTTTCTGGCCTACCACCTCAACAATCCCTACCTGCGACTTCGAAGGGCCTACCGGATGCTCCTCATCGTGCCATACGCCATTCCGGCCTTCATCTCCGTCCTCATGTGGCGCGGGTTCTTCAACACCGAGGTTGGGGTCTTCAATCAGATCCTGTACAGCCTGTTTGGGGTCAAGATCCCTTGGCTCCAAGACCCGTTTTGGGCAAAGGTGGCGTTGCTCCTCAACAACCTTTGGCTTGGCTTCCCCTACATGATGATCATCTCCCTGGGGGCGCTTCAGTCCATCCCTGAAGAGCTCCATGAGGCGGCCCAGATTGACGGGGCTTCGGCTTGGCAAAGATTCTGGCGGATCACCTTCCCGCTCCTTTTGGTGTCCTTGGCACCTCTGCTCATCGGCTCGTTCGCGTTCAACTTCAACAACTTCACGAACATATACCTGCTCACGGAGGGCCGGCCGCCCATCCCTGGGGCTCTGACCCCGGCCGGGTCGACGGATATCCTCATCTCATATACCTATAGGCTTGCCTTCGAGGGACAACGAGGGAATCAATATGGTCTCGCTTCGGCCGTATCCATCCTAATCTTTCTCATCATCGGCACCATTAGCTGGATCAACTTCCGGTTCACCCGGGCCTTGGAGGAGGTGTCCGAGAATGTATAG
- a CDS encoding maltose ABC transporter substrate-binding protein: protein MRNFGIAVLSILVLGMLGLASEPGKLIVWCDETRAPALTEAAQKFTAAYGVPVEVVEVPFGDIRGNLAVTAPTGEGPDIIIGPHDWIGELIFNGLLEPIFLPAALLAQFDPASLEAFSWAGELYGLPYATECVALVYNKDLVPEPPATFEELIEIAKALTEPEKGQYGFLIQQPDPYHTFPLHSAYGGYVFGSTPEGTLNPCDIGLDSEGSVKGARLLDRLVKGGILFAGADYQTVTGLFNEGLLAMFIGGPWTLPGIHAAGINYGVAKIPLIEGNTPRPFTGVQGFMVSAFSENKILANLFLKDFLATKEVMLAIYERGQRPPAYLPALAELADNPDIQAFAASAADGIPMPKIPEMASVWGAWSDALELIVSQKLGPEEAMRNAAEQIRTLLGCK, encoded by the coding sequence ATGCGGAATTTCGGAATCGCGGTGTTGAGCATTTTGGTATTGGGGATGCTGGGCCTGGCCTCCGAGCCGGGGAAGCTGATCGTGTGGTGTGACGAAACCCGAGCACCGGCCCTCACGGAGGCGGCGCAGAAGTTCACCGCCGCCTATGGGGTGCCGGTGGAAGTTGTGGAAGTGCCCTTCGGCGATATCCGGGGCAACCTGGCCGTCACTGCTCCCACCGGGGAGGGCCCGGACATTATTATCGGCCCCCACGACTGGATCGGCGAGCTGATCTTCAACGGCCTTCTTGAGCCGATCTTCCTCCCGGCAGCCCTTTTGGCCCAGTTCGACCCAGCGAGCTTGGAGGCCTTCTCCTGGGCCGGGGAGCTGTACGGTCTTCCCTACGCCACCGAGTGCGTGGCTCTGGTCTACAACAAGGACCTGGTGCCCGAGCCGCCGGCCACCTTCGAAGAACTGATCGAGATTGCCAAGGCCCTCACCGAACCCGAAAAGGGACAGTATGGGTTCTTGATTCAACAGCCGGATCCCTATCACACCTTCCCCCTGCACTCCGCTTACGGGGGCTACGTCTTCGGCAGCACGCCGGAAGGGACCCTCAACCCCTGTGACATCGGCCTGGACAGCGAGGGCTCCGTCAAAGGCGCCAGGCTCCTCGACCGTCTGGTGAAGGGGGGGATCCTGTTCGCGGGGGCCGATTACCAGACCGTGACCGGGCTGTTCAACGAGGGGCTTTTGGCCATGTTCATCGGAGGTCCTTGGACTCTCCCTGGCATCCACGCCGCTGGGATCAATTACGGCGTCGCCAAGATCCCGCTCATCGAGGGGAACACACCGCGGCCGTTCACCGGGGTTCAGGGGTTCATGGTCAGTGCCTTCAGCGAGAACAAGATCCTGGCTAACCTGTTCCTCAAGGACTTCCTGGCCACCAAGGAGGTCATGCTCGCCATCTACGAGCGGGGCCAGCGGCCGCCCGCGTACTTGCCCGCCCTGGCGGAGCTCGCGGACAATCCCGACATCCAGGCGTTCGCGGCCAGCGCTGCCGACGGGATCCCCATGCCCAAGATCCCGGAGATGGCCTCGGTCTGGGGTGCTTGGTCGGATGCTCTGGAACTAATCGTCTCCCAGAAGCTCGGTCCTGAGGAGGCGATGAGGAACGCCGCGGAGCAGATCCGCACGCTCCTCGGCTGCAAGTAG
- a CDS encoding alpha-amylase family glycosyl hydrolase, protein MRKFGIAVLILSALLLGGLAQEVECPGLKVAVTFVYTPLEDETVTSVSLRGSFNTWGEWPMEKQPDSSWAITVCLEPGTHQYKFFINGRWPRDMATARGGGPVDPEADGYVDDGFGGQNAVRIVKPVLVGPSPMFDPHDPAYLCIADDRLVLRLRTAPGQVESVRLVTDQGEWPMERQLWWDWGEMWRISLPVFESLDYCFVGTAIDGSEFTVPDDPSEPFFFDGADRFPQLKWVSQGIAYQIFPDRFYNGDPENDVLALQTDEFFYNELWTEGGPVLSSWSDPITPEHCCHQYFGGDLRGVVEKLGYLSELGVTILYLNPSFDSGSAHGYDTRDYLKVSPKFGTEADLRLLLDEAHALGMRVIFDFVPNHTGIGFWAFQDVVQNGPESPYWDWYFVRKWPFLLGDGNAYEGWWGLGSLPKLNTAGPEVKTYLFDVVRHWLDFGFDGFRVDVPNEIINAHGFFSELRELVKARHPEAYMVGEIWQLDPSWVQGDQFDSLMNYALGRDVLLPYAQGNADGEHTLSELSRYFAAYGENVAAMGFNLVSSHDTSRVLTDLGGGGFGEPPAPEAIKRLKLLSTLLYALPGVPVVFQGDERGILGEKGFHDAQRYPIQWDVVNEELLAHYIGLAQMRRAIPALTRSAVRAYAAKEGVLAFFRGEQGEVLVVANNAPRMASLELPPGSWRLVGGETIFRGRVVMPPVQAWILAREE, encoded by the coding sequence ATGCGGAAGTTCGGAATCGCGGTCCTGATCTTGAGTGCGCTGCTATTGGGCGGACTAGCTCAAGAGGTTGAGTGTCCAGGCTTGAAGGTAGCCGTCACCTTTGTTTACACCCCGCTGGAAGATGAAACCGTCACCTCGGTGAGCCTACGCGGCTCGTTCAACACCTGGGGCGAATGGCCCATGGAAAAGCAGCCCGACAGCTCCTGGGCCATCACCGTTTGCCTGGAGCCCGGAACCCATCAGTACAAGTTCTTCATCAACGGGCGGTGGCCCCGGGACATGGCCACCGCCCGCGGCGGCGGCCCGGTCGATCCCGAGGCCGACGGCTACGTTGACGACGGGTTCGGGGGCCAAAATGCTGTACGCATCGTCAAGCCGGTTCTCGTAGGCCCTTCCCCGATGTTTGACCCCCATGACCCCGCGTACTTGTGCATCGCCGACGATCGGCTCGTGCTGCGGTTACGAACGGCGCCCGGTCAAGTGGAGTCGGTCCGCCTGGTCACGGATCAGGGTGAGTGGCCCATGGAGCGGCAGCTTTGGTGGGACTGGGGCGAAATGTGGCGCATTTCCCTTCCGGTGTTCGAATCGTTGGACTATTGCTTCGTCGGCACTGCCATCGACGGTTCGGAGTTCACCGTGCCGGACGATCCCTCCGAGCCCTTCTTCTTCGACGGCGCCGACCGCTTTCCCCAGCTTAAATGGGTAAGCCAAGGGATTGCCTACCAGATCTTCCCCGACCGTTTCTACAATGGGGATCCGGAAAACGATGTACTGGCCCTCCAGACCGACGAATTCTTCTATAACGAGCTCTGGACTGAGGGGGGGCCTGTCCTTTCCTCTTGGAGCGATCCGATCACTCCAGAGCACTGTTGCCACCAGTATTTCGGTGGGGACCTTCGGGGTGTCGTCGAAAAGCTAGGCTACTTGAGCGAGCTAGGGGTGACCATACTTTACTTAAACCCCAGTTTCGACTCGGGGAGCGCCCATGGCTACGACACCCGCGACTACCTCAAGGTGAGCCCAAAGTTCGGCACCGAAGCCGATCTAAGGCTGCTTTTGGACGAAGCGCATGCCCTGGGCATGCGCGTGATCTTCGACTTCGTTCCCAACCATACTGGGATAGGCTTCTGGGCGTTTCAAGACGTGGTCCAAAACGGGCCGGAAAGTCCCTATTGGGACTGGTACTTCGTCCGCAAATGGCCTTTCCTCCTCGGCGACGGCAATGCCTATGAGGGTTGGTGGGGGTTGGGAAGCCTTCCCAAACTGAACACCGCGGGCCCCGAAGTGAAAACTTACCTCTTCGATGTAGTGCGCCACTGGTTGGACTTCGGGTTTGACGGGTTCAGGGTAGACGTGCCCAACGAGATCATCAACGCCCATGGCTTCTTCTCCGAGCTGCGAGAGCTCGTGAAAGCCCGCCATCCCGAGGCCTATATGGTGGGTGAGATCTGGCAGCTCGATCCGTCCTGGGTGCAGGGCGATCAGTTCGACTCCCTCATGAACTATGCCTTGGGTCGCGACGTGCTGCTACCCTATGCGCAGGGGAACGCCGATGGGGAGCACACCCTGTCTGAGCTCAGCCGCTACTTCGCGGCCTACGGGGAGAACGTCGCCGCCATGGGCTTCAATCTCGTGAGCTCCCACGACACGTCGCGCGTCCTCACTGACCTGGGCGGAGGCGGTTTCGGCGAACCCCCTGCCCCTGAGGCCATCAAGCGGCTCAAGCTGCTCTCCACCCTGCTCTACGCCCTGCCGGGGGTCCCCGTGGTCTTCCAAGGGGATGAGCGGGGCATCTTGGGTGAGAAAGGGTTCCACGATGCCCAGCGCTACCCCATCCAGTGGGATGTGGTGAACGAGGAGCTTCTCGCCCATTACATCGGGTTGGCCCAGATGCGGCGGGCGATCCCCGCGCTCACAAGGAGCGCAGTCCGCGCCTACGCCGCCAAGGAGGGCGTGCTCGCTTTCTTCCGTGGGGAGCAAGGCGAGGTGCTCGTTGTCGCCAACAACGCTCCCAGGATGGCTTCCTTGGAACTTCCCCCTGGGAGCTGGCGGCTCGTCGGCGGAGAGACGATCTTCCGGGGCCGGGTGGTCATGCCCCCTGTCCAGGCCTGGATATTGGCGCGGGAGGAGTGA
- a CDS encoding ROK family transcriptional regulator, with protein sequence MRRKGALGLLRDHNRGMVVDLLRTGGPMSRTELAHLTGLAPSAITRFARDLLAEGIAREVGKTRSNGGRRAVLLAFNPTYAHVIGVKVERERVLAARVDLAGRIARRWEAPLPTPPMPDEVFSLVRNAFQRLARGRILGVGVAISGFVDAHGVDLYSPILGWHNVAVGEPLADRLGLPVRVENDVNALALAECWYGAGRRFRNFVCITVGEGIGAGVVIGGELYRGAFGGAGEVGHMTIDPAGPRCRCGEQGCLEVFASDWFLAAEAERLGHPGIPSLVASARSGDASAREAFVRMGRYLGIGAKNVVNLLNPEAIVLGGERMTDADLFLPALEEEVRHHAFPETARELAIVPAELGPDGFLIGAATLVTAEAFRSPMERTG encoded by the coding sequence ATGCGGCGCAAGGGCGCGTTGGGACTGTTGCGGGATCACAACCGGGGCATGGTGGTCGACCTGTTGCGCACGGGGGGCCCGATGTCCCGCACCGAGCTTGCCCACCTCACCGGCCTCGCCCCGTCGGCCATCACCCGGTTCGCCCGTGACCTCCTCGCCGAGGGCATCGCCCGCGAGGTCGGCAAAACCCGGTCCAACGGAGGACGGCGGGCTGTGCTCCTCGCCTTCAACCCCACCTATGCCCATGTCATCGGGGTCAAGGTGGAACGGGAACGCGTCCTCGCCGCCCGGGTGGACTTGGCCGGGCGCATCGCCCGCCGCTGGGAAGCCCCTCTGCCCACTCCGCCCATGCCCGATGAGGTGTTTTCCCTCGTGAGGAACGCGTTCCAGCGGTTGGCCCGCGGCCGGATCCTCGGGGTTGGGGTGGCCATCTCCGGGTTCGTCGACGCCCACGGGGTGGACCTGTACTCACCCATCCTCGGTTGGCACAACGTGGCGGTGGGGGAGCCCTTGGCGGACCGCCTCGGCCTCCCGGTGCGTGTGGAAAACGACGTGAATGCCCTGGCCCTGGCGGAGTGCTGGTACGGGGCGGGGCGCCGATTCCGGAACTTCGTGTGCATCACGGTGGGAGAGGGGATCGGGGCCGGGGTCGTGATCGGCGGAGAGCTATACCGGGGCGCCTTCGGCGGGGCTGGGGAGGTGGGCCACATGACCATTGACCCCGCCGGCCCCCGTTGTCGGTGTGGGGAGCAGGGGTGCCTTGAGGTCTTTGCCTCGGACTGGTTCCTGGCCGCTGAGGCCGAGCGTTTGGGTCACCCAGGGATCCCGAGCTTGGTCGCTTCCGCCCGAAGCGGCGACGCCTCGGCTCGTGAGGCTTTCGTCCGAATGGGGAGGTACCTTGGGATCGGGGCAAAGAACGTGGTGAACCTCCTCAACCCGGAGGCGATCGTCCTCGGCGGGGAGCGCATGACCGACGCCGACCTGTTCCTCCCTGCGCTGGAGGAAGAGGTGCGTCACCACGCGTTCCCGGAAACGGCGCGGGAGCTGGCCATTGTGCCGGCGGAGCTCGGGCCGGACGGGTTCCTCATCGGGGCGGCGACGCTGGTCACCGCCGAGGCCTTCCGGTCGCCCATGGAGAGGACGGGATGA
- the recR gene encoding recombination mediator RecR — protein MIPPLAELLAALTRLPGIGRRSAERIAFFLVAKPEEAKRLSEALTGLPRIGRCPRCGSFSTEGLCPICRDPGRDPTTICVVARPWEVEHLERTGEYRGLYHVLGGLISPSSHVGPEDLNVAQLAERVKNEGTREVILALEPKLEGDLTAMHILRLLKPLGVQVSQIAHGVPVGRDLESADELTLGRALKGRTTL, from the coding sequence ATGATCCCCCCGCTCGCGGAGCTGCTCGCCGCCCTGACCCGGCTTCCCGGGATCGGCCGTCGGTCTGCAGAAAGGATCGCGTTCTTCCTCGTAGCCAAGCCCGAGGAGGCCAAGCGCCTGAGCGAAGCCTTGACCGGGCTTCCTCGGATCGGGCGTTGCCCGCGCTGCGGGAGCTTCTCCACGGAGGGCCTGTGTCCCATCTGTCGGGATCCCGGGCGTGACCCGACCACGATCTGCGTCGTGGCCCGGCCGTGGGAGGTGGAGCACCTCGAGCGCACCGGGGAGTACCGGGGCCTGTACCACGTGCTGGGGGGCCTCATCTCCCCGAGCAGCCACGTCGGGCCCGAGGACCTCAACGTGGCCCAGCTCGCGGAGCGAGTCAAGAACGAGGGGACGCGGGAGGTGATCCTGGCCTTGGAGCCAAAGCTAGAAGGGGACCTCACCGCCATGCACATCCTGCGTCTGCTCAAGCCGCTCGGGGTCCAGGTGTCCCAGATCGCCCACGGGGTTCCGGTGGGCCGGGACCTGGAATCGGCGGACGAGCTCACGCTGGGCCGCGCCCTCAAGGGCCGCACCACCCTGTGA
- a CDS encoding YbaB/EbfC family nucleoid-associated protein, translating to MGLGDLRNLMKQAQRIQTEMQERQRKLGEARVEATSGGGMVRAVVTGHGELVELAISPEVATPSEVDMLADLVVAAVREAQAKAKDIAQKAMADLAGLLPPGFTP from the coding sequence ATGGGACTAGGTGATCTGCGCAATCTGATGAAGCAGGCCCAGCGGATCCAGACCGAGATGCAAGAGCGGCAACGGAAACTGGGCGAGGCCCGGGTCGAGGCCACCTCCGGCGGGGGGATGGTGCGGGCGGTGGTGACCGGCCATGGGGAACTGGTGGAGCTCGCGATCTCCCCGGAGGTGGCGACCCCCTCCGAGGTGGACATGCTCGCCGACCTGGTGGTAGCGGCCGTGCGGGAGGCCCAAGCCAAGGCCAAGGACATCGCGCAGAAGGCGATGGCCGACCTGGCCGGGCTGCTGCCTCCAGGGTTCACCCCATGA
- the dnaX gene encoding DNA polymerase III subunit gamma/tau, with amino-acid sequence MVDQGTNLSLYRRWRPQRFAEVVGQELVAGTLRRAVAQGKPGHAYLFAGQRGVGKTSVARIFARAVNCLASEGGEPCNRCESCRRILAGRSLDVVEIDGASNRGVDQIRQLREEVAYVPAGARYKVFIIDEVHMLTGEAFNALLKTLEEPPPHVLFIFATTEPHKVPSTVLSRCQAFEFLPISEDQIAAHLRKIAAAEGIALAPGAAELIARRSGGAMRDAIVLMEQLGQGGEVTEAAVVELLGLPPLSQVDGFLAALAGQDPDRALEIVNDLAERGRDLVLFLEEAAARARDRIIAGEAQFIPVACRLIELRAELPRAFSRRLHLEVAVLELCGPPRAAAQATAAHSDPGTSGSAGAPAETHPDSGATPQAMDPVGKAWQEMLAEILKERVAVAAFLAPATATLVDGLLTIRLPADCGYHYESLLDPEVRAYVEGTAHRFFSPLLAVHIAWEGGGGAKPSLEEGARLLAQALEGTILREEDHGTR; translated from the coding sequence ATGGTCGATCAGGGCACGAACCTCTCTTTGTACCGGCGGTGGCGCCCGCAGCGGTTCGCCGAGGTCGTGGGGCAGGAGCTCGTGGCGGGCACCCTGCGCCGGGCGGTGGCCCAGGGGAAGCCCGGCCACGCCTACCTGTTCGCCGGCCAGCGCGGGGTGGGTAAGACCTCGGTGGCCCGCATCTTCGCCCGCGCTGTCAACTGCCTCGCCTCCGAAGGCGGTGAGCCCTGCAACCGCTGCGAGTCCTGCCGACGTATCCTCGCTGGGCGGTCGTTGGATGTGGTGGAGATCGACGGCGCATCCAACCGGGGCGTGGACCAGATCCGCCAGCTCCGCGAGGAGGTGGCGTACGTCCCGGCCGGGGCCCGGTACAAGGTGTTCATCATCGACGAGGTGCACATGCTCACTGGGGAGGCGTTCAACGCCCTCCTCAAGACCCTTGAGGAGCCTCCGCCTCACGTGCTCTTCATCTTCGCCACCACCGAGCCGCACAAGGTGCCCTCGACCGTGCTCTCCCGGTGCCAGGCGTTCGAGTTCCTCCCGATTTCGGAGGACCAGATCGCCGCCCATCTCCGCAAGATCGCAGCCGCGGAGGGGATCGCCCTGGCCCCCGGGGCGGCCGAGCTCATCGCCCGGCGGAGCGGAGGGGCCATGCGGGATGCAATCGTGCTCATGGAACAGCTCGGCCAGGGTGGGGAAGTGACCGAGGCGGCGGTGGTCGAGCTCCTCGGTCTCCCCCCGCTTTCGCAGGTAGACGGGTTCCTGGCTGCACTGGCTGGGCAGGACCCCGACCGGGCGCTCGAGATCGTGAACGACCTCGCCGAACGGGGGCGGGACCTCGTCCTGTTCCTGGAGGAGGCGGCGGCGCGGGCCCGGGACCGGATCATCGCCGGGGAGGCCCAGTTCATCCCGGTCGCCTGCCGCCTGATCGAGCTGCGGGCCGAGCTCCCCCGGGCGTTCTCCCGGCGCCTCCACCTGGAGGTGGCGGTCCTCGAGCTGTGCGGCCCCCCACGGGCCGCGGCCCAAGCCACGGCCGCGCATTCGGATCCGGGGACGTCTGGATCCGCGGGAGCGCCAGCGGAAACGCACCCGGACTCAGGGGCCACGCCCCAGGCCATGGACCCGGTGGGAAAGGCGTGGCAGGAGATGCTCGCCGAGATCCTCAAGGAGAGGGTGGCCGTGGCCGCGTTCCTCGCCCCGGCCACGGCGACCCTGGTGGACGGCCTGCTCACCATCCGCCTCCCCGCGGACTGCGGGTACCACTACGAGTCCCTGCTCGACCCGGAGGTGCGGGCGTACGTGGAGGGCACCGCGCACCGGTTCTTCAGCCCCCTCCTTGCCGTGCACATCGCCTGGGAGGGGGGAGGGGGCGCGAAGCCATCGCTCGAGGAAGGGGCCAGGTTGCTGGCCCAGGCGCTCGAGGGGACGATTCTCCGGGAGGAGGACCATGGGACTAGGTGA
- a CDS encoding branched-chain amino acid transaminase: MKNNRYAFFKGEIIPIEEAKVSVMASALHYGTGVFEGIRAYWNEEDEELYIFRLREHFARFVRNCRLLFIELPYTVDQLCEVTLDLLRREGFRTDAYIRPLAYKASEAIGVRLHDLASECAIFAMPFGDYIGKPNGARVMVSSWRRVGDNATPARNKITGAYVNSALAKTEAFLNGFDDAIMLCQDGHVSEASAANLFLVRDGVLITPPVTDDILEGITRATVIELARDAGVEVTERPIDRSELYVAEEAFLCGTAVGVVPVIEVDHRKVGSGALGPISTHVRALYDAAVHGQEPRYRRWCTPVYRTKAAVDTGR; this comes from the coding sequence ATGAAGAACAACCGGTACGCGTTCTTCAAGGGGGAGATCATCCCCATCGAGGAGGCCAAGGTCAGCGTCATGGCCTCGGCCCTCCACTACGGCACCGGGGTGTTCGAGGGAATCCGCGCCTACTGGAACGAAGAAGATGAGGAGCTTTACATCTTCCGCCTCCGGGAGCACTTCGCCCGGTTTGTCCGCAACTGCCGCCTTCTGTTCATCGAGCTCCCCTACACCGTCGATCAGCTGTGCGAGGTCACCCTAGATCTGCTCCGCCGCGAAGGATTCAGGACCGATGCTTACATCCGTCCGCTCGCGTACAAGGCGAGCGAGGCGATCGGGGTTCGGCTGCACGACCTGGCCAGCGAGTGCGCGATCTTCGCCATGCCTTTCGGGGACTACATCGGCAAGCCGAACGGGGCACGGGTGATGGTCTCCTCGTGGCGACGGGTGGGCGATAACGCGACCCCGGCCCGGAACAAGATCACCGGCGCCTACGTCAACTCGGCGCTCGCGAAGACCGAGGCGTTCCTGAACGGGTTCGACGACGCGATCATGCTGTGCCAGGATGGGCATGTGTCCGAGGCCAGTGCGGCCAACTTGTTCTTGGTGCGCGACGGCGTCTTGATCACGCCCCCGGTGACCGATGACATCCTGGAGGGGATCACCCGGGCCACGGTGATCGAGCTCGCCCGCGACGCCGGGGTCGAGGTCACGGAGCGCCCGATCGATCGGTCGGAGCTGTATGTGGCCGAGGAGGCATTCCTATGCGGCACCGCCGTAGGCGTGGTGCCCGTGATCGAGGTGGACCACCGCAAGGTCGGGAGCGGCGCTCTGGGTCCTATCTCTACCCACGTGCGCGCCCTGTACGACGCCGCCGTGCACGGCCAAGAACCACGGTACCGCCGGTGGTGCACCCCGGTGTACCGGACGAAGGCCGCCGTGGACACGGGCCGCTGA
- a CDS encoding MFS transporter: MRIFVSLFFATATAQIGLGIISPILPLYARTFSASGLAIGLVFAAFSASRTLFGPILGRASDRVGRKSLIVAGLASYTAVSILYTLAGNLWQLGLFRFLQGIASVMVTPLAQAYVGDLTPRGKEGQYTNLFYSSQFMGMAIGPVLGGGIGAAWSYESAFYAMAALSMVSLLLVVFTVPADRRLPAVSRPSRMAPIRQVIAHDAVKAMMTYAATRGFWRQAFNTFYPLYAVAALSADEASIGLVLSVYMFTEGLLEIPFGFLADRYPRMRQIVVGSGCAPLALVAIPFVGSTWGVVLLAFAMGAFSALGRASLVAIRTALGRTYGMGTLAGLQGSAFAFGQMFGPVVSGAVVDGLGLAAAFPFGSGVGMIGTVLVIAWMRRWLRKNPGDAGGGSASPGGDPIQTELARSQGAGGRWRRVRAGPEHGVLPILCGVERLPAS, translated from the coding sequence GTGCGCATCTTCGTCAGCCTCTTCTTCGCCACGGCGACGGCGCAGATCGGGCTTGGGATCATCTCCCCGATCTTGCCCCTTTACGCGAGGACGTTCTCGGCAAGCGGCCTCGCCATCGGCCTCGTGTTCGCCGCGTTCTCGGCGTCGCGGACCCTGTTCGGCCCGATCCTTGGCCGTGCCTCCGACCGCGTGGGCCGGAAGTCCCTGATCGTCGCCGGACTGGCGTCCTACACCGCGGTCTCGATCCTGTACACCCTGGCAGGGAACCTCTGGCAGCTCGGGCTGTTCCGGTTCCTCCAGGGGATCGCGTCGGTGATGGTCACGCCGCTTGCCCAGGCCTACGTGGGCGACCTCACCCCACGCGGGAAGGAAGGGCAGTACACGAACCTGTTCTACTCGTCGCAGTTCATGGGGATGGCGATCGGGCCCGTTCTCGGCGGCGGGATCGGGGCGGCGTGGTCGTACGAGAGCGCGTTCTACGCGATGGCGGCGCTGAGCATGGTCTCGCTCCTGCTCGTGGTGTTCACCGTGCCCGCCGACCGTCGGCTGCCCGCGGTCTCGCGCCCCTCTCGGATGGCCCCGATCCGTCAGGTGATCGCCCACGACGCGGTGAAGGCGATGATGACCTACGCGGCCACGCGCGGGTTCTGGCGCCAGGCGTTCAACACGTTCTACCCCTTGTACGCGGTGGCGGCGCTCAGCGCGGACGAGGCGAGCATCGGTTTGGTCCTATCGGTGTACATGTTCACCGAGGGGCTCCTGGAGATCCCGTTCGGGTTCTTGGCCGACCGCTATCCGCGCATGCGCCAGATCGTGGTCGGAAGCGGTTGTGCGCCATTGGCCCTGGTGGCGATCCCGTTCGTCGGCTCGACGTGGGGGGTGGTGCTTCTCGCGTTCGCGATGGGGGCATTCTCGGCTCTGGGCCGGGCGTCGCTGGTGGCGATCCGCACCGCGCTCGGGCGCACCTACGGGATGGGAACCCTGGCCGGGCTCCAGGGGAGCGCGTTCGCGTTCGGGCAGATGTTCGGGCCCGTCGTGAGTGGAGCGGTGGTGGACGGCCTTGGGCTAGCCGCCGCGTTCCCGTTCGGAAGCGGCGTGGGCATGATTGGCACGGTGCTGGTCATCGCCTGGATGCGGCGCTGGCTGCGCAAGAACCCGGGCGACGCGGGGGGTGGCTCGGCGTCGCCTGGCGGCGACCCCATCCAAACCGAGCTTGCGAGATCCCAAGGGGCCGGAGGGAGGTGGCGGCGTGTCCGAGCAGGGCCTGAGCACGGCGTACTTCCGATTCTATGCGGAGTTGAACGACTTCCTGCCAGCTGA